A genomic window from Treponema primitia ZAS-1 includes:
- a CDS encoding sensor histidine kinase gives MMTIKKRMIVTNILMIAVPVVLCLIAEFFVRAIVIRVLEAYGLSFPDNGRGPPPGIEHMPFMYLLFFGQVALIMGIFFASNMFFTRQLVKQIMVDHEKYENNRRELIAGISHDLRTPLTSIKAYLEGIETGLASTPEKRSKYFSIIKNKTNDLEHIINQLFLFSKLDIGEYPMNMQKVNLGHTLPEMLGELVDEYERRGLVIKQEQNVDDIYVNADYMQLRNVIINILENSVKYKTSEKAVLVINCSSLGNMVEINLTDDGPGVPPDALDKLFDVFYRTDPSRSNEKKGSGLGLAIADKTIRRMGGKIHAELPETGGLSIVIQLPIIQV, from the coding sequence ATGATGACCATAAAAAAGCGAATGATTGTTACCAATATTCTTATGATTGCAGTCCCCGTGGTGCTGTGTTTGATTGCTGAATTCTTTGTACGTGCTATTGTGATTCGTGTGCTGGAAGCGTATGGGCTATCCTTCCCGGATAATGGGAGAGGCCCCCCGCCGGGTATTGAACATATGCCATTTATGTATCTCCTGTTCTTTGGGCAAGTGGCGCTCATCATGGGGATTTTCTTTGCAAGCAATATGTTTTTTACCCGCCAACTGGTCAAACAAATTATGGTGGATCATGAAAAATACGAAAACAACCGCCGGGAATTGATCGCCGGTATTTCCCATGATCTGCGGACACCGCTCACGTCGATTAAGGCGTATCTTGAAGGGATAGAAACCGGTTTGGCATCCACCCCGGAAAAAAGAAGCAAGTATTTTTCTATTATCAAGAACAAAACAAATGATCTGGAGCACATTATCAATCAATTATTTTTATTTTCAAAACTCGACATCGGTGAATACCCTATGAATATGCAGAAAGTCAATTTGGGGCATACTCTACCGGAAATGCTGGGTGAACTTGTGGATGAATATGAGCGGCGTGGGCTGGTAATAAAACAAGAGCAGAATGTCGATGATATATATGTCAATGCCGATTACATGCAGTTACGAAATGTTATCATTAACATTTTAGAAAATAGTGTAAAATATAAAACTTCTGAAAAAGCCGTGTTAGTTATCAACTGTTCCTCTCTTGGTAATATGGTTGAAATTAACTTAACCGATGACGGCCCCGGTGTTCCGCCTGATGCGTTGGATAAACTGTTTGATGTATTCTACCGTACTGACCCATCGCGTAGTAACGAAAAAAAGGGAAGCGGATTAGGGCTTGCTATTGCCGATAAAACGATACGGCGCATGGGCGGCAAGATTCATGCGGAATTGCCGGAAACCGGCGGCCTTTCTATTGTCATTCAGCTTCCAATCATTCAAGTTTAA